One stretch of Eretmochelys imbricata isolate rEreImb1 chromosome 1, rEreImb1.hap1, whole genome shotgun sequence DNA includes these proteins:
- the LOC144267384 gene encoding sodium-dependent proline transporter-like, whose amino-acid sequence MKLFPEQWATEGIRQSDFLEQEMPATVMPGSPVQLNGVTLESEHPQSVSQPQPAFQIQPVTPDPAPSQPRETWGGKYEFLLSCVGYCVGLGNVWRFPYLCYRNGGGVFLIPYFVMLLFTGLPLFLLELSLGQYGAAGPITVWKCCPLLKGIGVGMLLVSSLVSLYYNVIIAWTFYYLGMSFQSPLPWSCDAPQNAPLCQNASGNSSRFSASEAFWNEQVLGVTHSSGLHDPGPVRWPLAVCLLVAWIVIFLCMLKGIRSSGKVVYFTATFPYLVLIVLIIRGATLEGSIEGVRFYLSSDWSRLQSAQVWNDAASQIFYSLGIGFGGLLSMASYNKFDNNVIRDTLVIAIGNCCTSFFAGFAIFSVLGHMAWRKRVPVGEVADSGPGLAFVAYPEALALLPGSAFWSVLFFLMMFTLGVDTLFGNMEGITTAVLDEFPALREWRRKTLFLGALCFTFYLLGLLLITEGGIYWFTLIDAYSTSFGLIIITLFMCVGIAFFYGVNQFCRDIVDMICRCPPWCGKLVLYFKACWVFITPCLLLFILFYIFLEMYNTSLHYGTYTYPGWGKALGVCMGTVTCIQIPLWALVAVCRESGTLTDRFRKAIHPLNSWRTATTHAEVIDVPFTINLVDSDFASPPQGSSEA is encoded by the exons ATGAAGCTGTTCCCTGAACAATGGGCCACCGAGGGTATAAGGCAGAGTGACTTCCTGGAGCAGGAAATGCCTGCAACGGTGATGCCG GGGAGTCCGGTCCAGCTGAATGGTGTGACCCTGGAGTCTGAACACCCGCAGTCCGtgagccagccccagcctgccttCCAGATCCAGCCCGTGACCCcggaccctgcccccagccagcccagggaGACGTGGGGTGGGAAGTATGAGTTCCTGCTCTCCTGCGTTGGGTATTGTGTGGGGCTGGGCAACGTCTGGCGCTTCCCCTATCTCTGCTACCGCAATGGAGGAG gGGTGTTCCTGATCCCCTACTTCGTCATGCTGCTCTTCACCGGCCTGCCCCTCTTCCTGCTGGAGCTCAGCCTGGGCCAGTACGGAGCTGCAGGGCCCATCACCGTCTGGAAGTGCTGCCCCCTGTTGAAAG ggATCGGCGTGGGCATGCTGCTCGTCTCCTCGCTGGTGTCGCTCTATTATAACGTCATCATCGCCTGGACTTTCTACTACCTGGGCATGTCcttccagagccccctgccctggtCTTGTGATGCTCCGCAGAACGCCCCCCTCTGCCAG AACGCATCAGGAAACTCCAGCCGGTTCAGTGCCAGCGAGGCCTTCTGGAA CGAGCAGGTGCTGGGGGTCACGCACAGCTCCGGCCTCCACGACCCGGGCCCAGTGAGGTGGCCGCTCGCGGTATGCTTGTTGGTCGCCTGGATCGTCATCTTCCTGTGCATGCTAAAGGGGATCCGCAGCTCGGGCAAG GTGGTGTATTTCACAGCGACGTTCCCGTACCTGGTCCTCATTGTGCTCATCATCCGAGGAGCCACGCTGGAGGGATCCATCGAGGGCGTCCGCTTCTACCTCTCCTCAGACTGGAGCAGGCTACAGAGCGCTCAG GTGTGGAACGACGCTGCCTCGCAGATCTTCTACTCGCTGGGCATTGGCTTCGGGGGGCTGCTCTCCATGGCCTCCTACAACAAGTTCGACAACAACGTGATCAG GGACACCCTGGTTATCGCCATCGGGAACTGCTGCACCAGCTTCTTCGCTGGATTCGCCATCTTCTCCGTCCTGGGCCACATGGCGTGGAGGAAGAGAGTGCCGGTGGGGGAGGTGGCTGACTCAG GTCCTGGACTTGCCTTCGTGGCCTACCCAGAAGCCCTTGCTCTGCTGCCTGGCTCTGCCTTCTGGTCGGTCCTGTTCTTCCTGATGATGTTCACGCTGGGAGTGGACACCCTG TTCGGGAACATGGAGGGCATCACCACGGCCGTGCTGGACGAGTTCCCGGCCCTGCGCGAGTGGAGACGGAAAACCCTCTTCCTGGGCGCACTGTGCTTCACCTTCTACCTGCTGGGCCTGCTGCTCATCACCGAG GGCGGCATTTACTGGTTCACCCTCATCGACGCCTACAGCACCAGCTTCGGTCTCATCATCATCACCCTCTTCATGTGCGTCGGCATTGCCTTCTTCTACG GAGTGAACCAGTTCTGCCGGGACATCGTGGACATGATCTGCCGGTGCCCGCCCTGGTGTGGCAAGCTGGTGCTCTACTTCAAGGCATGCTGGGTGTTCATCACGCCGTGCCTGCTGCTG TTCATCCTCTTCTACATCTTCCTGGAGATGTACAACACGTCCCTGCACTACGGCACCTACACCTACCCCGGCTGGGGCAAGGCCCTGGGCGTGTGCATGGGCACCGTGACCTGCATCCAGATCCCGCTCTGGGCGCTCGTGGCCGTCTGCAGGGAGTCGGGGACGCTGACGGAC CGGTTCCGGAAAGCCATCCACCCCCTGAACTCCTGGCGCACAGCGACCACCCACGCCGAGGTCATCGACGTCCCCTTCACCATCAACCTGGTGGACAGCGACTTCGCCAGCCCGCCCCAGGGGAGCAGCGAGGCCTGA